In a genomic window of Pelotomaculum thermopropionicum SI:
- a CDS encoding predicted dehydrogenase, translating into MQNFAFIIHPMNAEDIARKFKFTRYMPEKVLERAFAMLPSMNVAHITGVRSPYEEAEGWFIACPLTARLMMSLPAPYVLKKVIQGGRIAEKLGARILGLGAFTKVVADAGVTIAKNLNIPVTTGNSYTVATAIEATREAARLMGHDLKRSSVVIMGATGSIGRVCAMIVAREARDMTLVARSEGKLEELASRILYNTGLAVKITSDSKKALRSADIVITVTSAVDTVIEPEDLKAGAVVCDVARPRDVSRRVAEVRDDVLVIEGGVVEVPGDVEFNLNFGFPPGTAYACMAEAMVLALEKRYESYTLGRELTIEQVEEIDGLARKHGFKIGGFRSFGRALSLEEIEQIKRRAQKAQPAKAAAK; encoded by the coding sequence ATGCAAAACTTTGCCTTCATCATCCACCCGATGAATGCGGAAGACATAGCCAGGAAGTTTAAATTTACCAGGTACATGCCGGAAAAGGTCCTGGAGCGGGCGTTTGCCATGCTTCCATCAATGAATGTGGCCCACATTACCGGGGTGCGCTCACCCTATGAAGAGGCGGAAGGCTGGTTTATTGCCTGCCCCTTGACGGCGAGGCTGATGATGAGTTTGCCTGCGCCTTATGTTTTAAAAAAGGTCATCCAGGGGGGCCGCATAGCCGAAAAACTGGGGGCCAGGATACTGGGCCTCGGCGCCTTTACCAAGGTTGTTGCCGACGCCGGCGTGACCATCGCCAAAAACCTGAACATTCCCGTTACCACCGGCAACAGCTACACCGTTGCCACCGCCATCGAGGCAACCAGGGAGGCAGCCCGCCTGATGGGGCACGACCTGAAAAGGTCATCCGTGGTCATCATGGGAGCGACCGGCTCCATTGGCCGGGTTTGCGCCATGATTGTGGCCAGGGAGGCGCGGGACATGACCCTGGTGGCGCGCAGCGAGGGAAAACTGGAGGAACTTGCCTCCAGGATTCTTTACAATACCGGCCTTGCCGTAAAAATTACCTCGGACAGCAAGAAGGCCCTCCGTTCCGCCGATATCGTGATAACCGTCACCAGCGCCGTCGACACGGTAATTGAGCCGGAGGATTTGAAGGCCGGGGCGGTTGTCTGCGATGTGGCCCGGCCCAGGGACGTGTCCAGGCGCGTGGCCGAGGTCAGGGATGACGTTCTGGTAATAGAGGGCGGCGTGGTGGAAGTTCCCGGCGATGTGGAGTTCAACCTGAATTTCGGTTTTCCGCCCGGCACGGCCTACGCCTGCATGGCCGAAGCCATGGTGCTGGCGCTGGAAAAAAGGTACGAAAGCTATACCCTCGGCCGTGAGCTGACCATAGAGCAGGTTGAGGAAATAGACGGCCTGGCCAGAAAGCACGGTTTTAAAATAGGGGGGTTCCGCAGCTTCGGCAGGGCGCTTTCACTGGAGGAAATTGAGCAGATCAAGCGCCGGGCGCAAAAGGCACAGCCTGCGAAGGCCGCCGCAAAGTAA
- a CDS encoding tRNA-dihydrouridine synthase encodes MRIGSVVLGNPVIAAPMAGITDKAFRILAREFGCGLVCTEMVSDQALLHGNPKTCSLLDVAGEAGPVSVQIFGSNAACMAEAAGIAESRGAGIIDINMGCPTPKIVKNGEGAALMREPEKAARIVRAVVERVKVPVTVKMRKGWDDNSPNAVELARLAAEAGAAAVTVHGRTRSQLYAGKADWEIIAAVKRAVDVPVIGNGDVWTPQDALAMLEQTGCDGVMIGRAALGNPWIFRRTVHFLKTGELLPGPTPAEKAAMALRHLDLLVEFKGEKVAVWEMRKHAAWYMKGLRGAARLREQVNRAGSPGEIREILSGLAVLETTMI; translated from the coding sequence ATGAGGATAGGTTCCGTCGTTCTGGGTAACCCGGTAATAGCCGCCCCCATGGCCGGCATTACGGATAAAGCTTTCAGGATTCTGGCCAGAGAGTTCGGCTGCGGCCTGGTCTGTACCGAAATGGTAAGCGACCAGGCTCTTTTGCATGGTAACCCGAAAACGTGCAGCCTGCTGGACGTGGCGGGCGAGGCCGGGCCGGTCAGCGTGCAGATATTCGGCTCTAACGCGGCCTGCATGGCCGAAGCGGCCGGCATTGCGGAAAGCCGCGGAGCCGGCATAATAGATATCAATATGGGCTGTCCCACGCCCAAGATTGTAAAAAACGGCGAAGGCGCGGCCTTGATGAGAGAGCCCGAAAAGGCTGCCCGGATAGTGAGGGCGGTGGTGGAGCGGGTGAAGGTGCCCGTGACCGTGAAGATGCGCAAGGGGTGGGACGATAACTCGCCAAATGCGGTTGAGCTGGCCCGCCTGGCGGCGGAGGCCGGGGCGGCGGCGGTGACCGTGCATGGGCGCACCCGTTCCCAGCTTTACGCCGGAAAGGCCGACTGGGAAATAATTGCTGCGGTAAAAAGGGCGGTGGACGTTCCGGTAATAGGCAACGGCGACGTCTGGACGCCGCAGGACGCCCTGGCCATGCTGGAGCAGACCGGCTGCGACGGGGTGATGATCGGCCGGGCCGCGCTGGGCAACCCCTGGATCTTCCGCCGGACCGTTCATTTTTTAAAGACGGGCGAGCTTTTGCCGGGCCCAACCCCCGCCGAAAAGGCCGCCATGGCCTTAAGGCACCTGGACCTGCTGGTTGAATTCAAGGGGGAAAAGGTGGCGGTTTGGGAAATGCGAAAGCATGCCGCCTGGTACATGAAGGGCCTGCGCGGGGCGGCCCGCCTCAGGGAGCAGGTTAACCGGGCGGGGTCGCCGGGGGAAATCAGGGAAATTTTGAGCGGCCTGGCCGTTTTAGAGACAACCATGATTTAG
- a CDS encoding hypothetical membrane protein (containing BioY uncharacterized conserved protein (COG1268)), with amino-acid sequence MSRFSTRDITVTALFAALAVVAAMLVRYAGAIVPFSLLPFVAMLAGGIIGARLGALSIIVYIFLGLAGLPVFANPPYGGPAYVLQPTFGFLIGFAGAAYVIGTLLKNREQGGFIRYFLSMAAGLAVIYLIGLPYLYAVLTFYLGKTISVGELMMIGFTPFIALDLVKAAAAALLARAVYRRVNAIAAADSTK; translated from the coding sequence ATGTCCAGGTTTTCCACCCGCGATATTACCGTTACTGCCCTTTTTGCCGCCTTGGCGGTGGTGGCGGCCATGCTGGTCCGCTATGCAGGGGCCATAGTGCCGTTCAGCCTTCTGCCCTTTGTAGCCATGCTTGCCGGCGGCATTATCGGCGCCCGCCTGGGCGCCTTGAGCATAATCGTTTACATCTTTTTGGGGCTGGCCGGATTACCTGTATTTGCCAACCCTCCCTACGGCGGTCCCGCTTACGTGCTCCAGCCCACCTTTGGCTTCCTAATCGGTTTCGCCGGCGCGGCTTATGTAATTGGCACCCTTTTAAAAAACAGGGAGCAGGGCGGTTTTATCCGTTATTTTCTTTCCATGGCGGCAGGGCTGGCCGTTATTTACCTGATCGGGCTGCCCTACCTCTATGCCGTTTTAACCTTCTACCTGGGCAAAACAATATCGGTCGGGGAGTTAATGATGATAGGCTTTACGCCGTTCATCGCGCTTGATCTGGTCAAGGCCGCCGCGGCCGCGTTGCTGGCCCGCGCCGTTTACCGCCGGGTTAATGCCATTGCGGCGGCAGACAGCACGAAATAG
- a CDS encoding putative transcriptional regulator (homolog of Bvg accessory factor), with amino-acid sequence MILVFDVGNTNIVLGVFSGSRLVANWRLSTDRYRTSDEYGIMLRELFAFSGLEMKQIKAVVVSTVVPPLTFTLERLCQKYFNLTPLVVGPGIKTGLSIKIDNPREVGADRIVNAVAGYEQYGGPLVIVDFGTATTFCAVSARGEYLGGAIAPGISISTEALFARAAKLPRVEVVKPLSVIGRNTVASMQAGIFYGFVGQVDEIVKRMKKELGENTRVIATGGLAGLIAQESATIEQVDPFLTLKGLRLIYERNAQR; translated from the coding sequence ATGATCCTGGTCTTTGACGTCGGAAACACGAATATAGTTCTGGGCGTTTTCAGCGGCAGCAGGCTGGTGGCAAACTGGCGGCTGTCGACCGACCGCTACCGGACTTCAGATGAATACGGGATCATGCTGAGAGAGCTTTTTGCCTTTTCCGGGCTGGAAATGAAGCAGATCAAGGCCGTGGTAGTTTCCACGGTGGTGCCGCCGCTCACCTTTACCCTGGAAAGACTGTGCCAGAAGTATTTCAACCTCACGCCGCTGGTGGTCGGCCCCGGCATTAAAACCGGCCTTTCGATAAAAATCGACAACCCCAGGGAAGTAGGCGCCGACCGCATCGTCAATGCGGTGGCCGGCTACGAACAATACGGCGGGCCCCTGGTGATAGTCGATTTCGGCACGGCCACCACTTTCTGCGCGGTCAGCGCCAGGGGCGAGTACCTGGGCGGGGCCATTGCCCCCGGCATCAGTATTTCCACCGAAGCCCTCTTTGCCCGGGCGGCCAAGCTGCCCCGGGTGGAAGTGGTAAAGCCCCTTTCGGTAATCGGCAGGAATACTGTGGCCAGCATGCAGGCGGGCATTTTTTACGGGTTTGTGGGCCAGGTGGATGAAATTGTGAAGCGAATGAAAAAAGAGTTGGGCGAAAATACTAGAGTTATTGCTACCGGCGGCCTGGCCGGCCTGATTGCGCAGGAAAGCGCAACCATTGAGCAGGTGGACCCTTTTCTGACCCTGAAAGGCTTAAGGTTAATCTACGAAAGGAACGCGCAGCGATGA
- the GreA gene encoding transcription elongation factor, whose protein sequence is MKEKEVILTVNGLKKLESELELLKSVKRREVAERIKQAIEFGDITENSEYEDAKNEQAFIEGRILTLEKMLRNAKIIDDENIGTEVVSIGSTVLLKDLECGDEYKYTIVGSAEADPGANKISNESPVGRAILGQPKGSVVEVTVPAGQLKYQIIDILR, encoded by the coding sequence ATGAAAGAGAAGGAAGTAATCCTGACCGTCAACGGCCTGAAGAAACTGGAGAGCGAGCTGGAGCTGCTCAAGTCGGTAAAAAGGAGAGAGGTTGCCGAGCGGATCAAGCAGGCCATCGAGTTTGGCGACATCACCGAGAATTCCGAGTATGAAGATGCCAAAAACGAGCAGGCCTTTATCGAGGGGCGCATTCTGACCCTGGAAAAAATGCTCCGCAACGCAAAGATCATCGACGATGAAAACATCGGCACGGAAGTGGTGTCCATAGGCTCAACGGTCCTGCTGAAAGACCTGGAATGTGGCGATGAGTATAAATACACAATAGTAGGTTCGGCTGAGGCTGACCCCGGGGCAAACAAGATATCCAACGAGTCTCCGGTGGGCAGGGCCATTCTTGGCCAGCCCAAGGGCAGTGTGGTGGAGGTTACCGTTCCGGCCGGACAGTTGAAATATCAAATTATAGATATTCTTCGTTAA
- the LysU gene encoding lysyl-tRNA synthetase (class II), which produces MAQKKKEELSDLIEASGREEDLNELMRVRREKLAELRDKGIEPYGGRFERTHTARYILDNFVEMENRPVVIAGRIMSRRGMGKATFAHIQDGTGQIQIYVRLNDVGPESYELFGRLDIGDIIGVQGSVFKTRMGEITVAAESFKILSKSLRPLPEKWHGLRDVELRYRQRYVDLIVNPEVKEVFETRSKIIRACRNFLDGKGFLEVETPMMQVIPGGAAARPFITHHNALDMDLYLRIAPELYLKRLLVGGFEKVYEINRNFRNEGISTKHNPEFTMLELYQAYADYTDMMNLTEELISAVAVEALGTTKIEYQGTEIDLAPPWPRIPMLETIKVHAGLDFGALKSAEEAFKAVEQAGIGLELDPSDSWGTIVNKVFEEVVEPKLIQPTFVVDYPVEISPLAKRKAEDPELTYRFELFIYGREIANAFSELNDPIDQKGRFLKQVEKRKAGDEEAHMMDEDYINALEYGMPPAGGLGIGIDRLVMLLTNSASIRDVILFPLMKPRE; this is translated from the coding sequence ATGGCGCAAAAGAAGAAGGAAGAATTATCGGACCTGATAGAGGCGTCCGGCAGGGAAGAGGATTTAAATGAACTGATGCGGGTCCGCCGGGAAAAACTGGCCGAATTGCGGGACAAGGGCATTGAGCCTTACGGCGGGCGGTTTGAACGCACCCATACGGCGCGTTACATTCTGGATAATTTCGTTGAAATGGAGAACAGGCCCGTTGTTATAGCGGGCAGGATTATGTCCAGGAGGGGAATGGGCAAGGCGACCTTCGCCCACATCCAGGACGGCACGGGGCAGATTCAGATTTACGTCCGGCTGAACGATGTGGGACCGGAAAGCTATGAGCTTTTCGGCAGGCTGGACATAGGCGACATAATCGGCGTGCAGGGGAGCGTTTTTAAAACCCGCATGGGCGAAATAACGGTAGCGGCGGAGAGCTTTAAAATACTCTCCAAGTCGTTGCGCCCGCTGCCCGAAAAATGGCACGGCTTGAGGGACGTGGAGCTCCGCTACCGGCAGCGTTATGTCGATTTAATCGTAAACCCCGAAGTAAAAGAAGTGTTTGAAACCAGAAGCAAAATCATCAGGGCTTGCCGCAATTTCCTGGATGGTAAAGGTTTTCTGGAAGTGGAGACCCCGATGATGCAGGTTATTCCGGGAGGCGCCGCGGCCAGGCCGTTTATCACCCATCACAACGCCCTTGACATGGACCTTTATTTGAGGATAGCCCCGGAGCTTTATTTAAAGAGGCTTTTAGTAGGCGGCTTTGAAAAAGTGTACGAGATCAACCGCAACTTTCGCAACGAGGGCATTTCCACCAAGCACAACCCCGAGTTCACCATGCTCGAGCTGTACCAGGCCTACGCCGACTACACCGATATGATGAACCTGACCGAGGAGCTTATTTCCGCGGTGGCCGTTGAAGCGCTTGGAACCACAAAGATCGAGTACCAGGGTACGGAAATCGACCTGGCTCCACCCTGGCCCAGGATTCCCATGCTCGAGACAATTAAGGTGCATGCCGGCCTGGATTTCGGCGCGCTTAAAAGCGCAGAAGAAGCCTTTAAAGCGGTAGAGCAGGCCGGGATCGGGCTGGAGCTGGACCCTTCCGACTCATGGGGGACCATCGTTAACAAGGTGTTTGAAGAGGTGGTTGAGCCAAAGCTGATTCAACCTACCTTTGTGGTGGACTACCCCGTTGAGATATCCCCGCTGGCCAAGCGCAAGGCCGAAGATCCGGAGCTTACCTACCGCTTTGAGCTGTTTATTTACGGGCGGGAAATAGCCAACGCTTTTTCCGAGCTGAACGATCCCATCGACCAGAAGGGGCGCTTTTTAAAGCAGGTTGAGAAGCGGAAGGCAGGCGACGAAGAAGCGCATATGATGGACGAGGACTACATAAACGCCCTTGAATACGGCATGCCCCCGGCCGGCGGGCTGGGCATCGGGATTGACCGGCTGGTGATGCTGTTGACCAATTCCGCCTCCATTCGCGACGTCATCCTGTTCCCGCTGATGAAGCCGCGCGAGTAG